A window of Hevea brasiliensis isolate MT/VB/25A 57/8 chromosome 14, ASM3005281v1, whole genome shotgun sequence contains these coding sequences:
- the LOC110659973 gene encoding uncharacterized protein LOC110659973, whose translation MQNLSIQNFYKKEKERMSGEGKVVCVTGGSGYIASWLLKFLLQRGYTVKATVRDPDDAKKTEHLRALDGAKERLLLFKANLLEEGVFDAVVDGCEGVFHTASPVIRSTNEPQAEILEPAIKGTLNILKSCAKFPSVKRVVLTSSILTVMRKGQVLASDVVVDETWFADPAFYQENKRWYALSKTLAEDAAWKFAKENGIDLVTMHPGWVIGPLLQPTLNLTVEMVLNHIKGLETFPDDIDRFVDVRDVSNAHIQAFEKASASGRYCLVGKLGHISDIVKIVHEHYPTLRLPERCEYSKPFVPEYEVSKEKAKALGIDFTPLETTRMSGEGKVVCVTGGSGYIASWLIKHLLQRGYTVKATVRDPNDPKKTENLRALDGAKERLHLYKANLLEEGSFDAVVDGCEGVFHTASPVILSTNEPQANLIDPALKGTLNVLKSCAKVPSIKRIVVTSSMASVAYNGKPLTSDAVVDETWFSDIAFCKSKKLWYAVSKILAEEAGWRFARENGIDLVTIHPGVVIGPLLQPILTPSLEEFANHINGAQTFPNDNCPLVDIRDVANAHIQAFELASASGRYCLVGTTVHFSQLLKIVHKHYPTMHIPEKCEDDKPFVAKREISKEKAKSLGIDFIALELSVVDTIESLKEKGFLNV comes from the exons ATGCAGAATCTGTCAattcaaaatttctataaaaaagaaaaggagagaatgAGTGGAGAAGGAAAAGTGGTGTGTGTAACAGGAGGTTCAGGTTACATAGCTTCATGGCTGCTCAAGTTTTTGCTTCAGCGTGGTTATACAGTTAAGGCCACTGTGCGTGACCCAG ATGATGCTAAGAAGACAGAGCACTTACGTGCTCTTGATGGAGCAAAAGAAAGACTTCTCTTGTTCAAAGCAAATTTACTGGAAGAAGGAGTTTTTGATGCGGTAGTTGATGGATGTGAAGGTGTATTTCACACAGCTTCTCCTGTTATTCGTTCAACAAATGAACCTCAG GCAGAAATTCTTGAACCTGCAATAAAGGGAACCCTAAACATTCTCAAATCATGTGCAAAATTTCCTTCCGTGAAGAGAGTTGTTTTAACATCTTCAATACTAACAGTAATGCGCAAAGGACAAGTTCTGGCctctgatgtggtagttgatgagACTTGGTTTGCAGATCCAGCTTTTTATCAGGAAAATAAG CGTTGGTATGCTCTTTCAAAAACCTTAGCTGAAGATGCTGCTTGGAAATTTGCCAAAGAAAATGGAATTGACTTGGTAACAATGCATCCAGGATGGGTGATTGGTCCTCTCTTGCAGCCAACTCTCAATCTCACTGTGGAGATGGTTCTGAATCATATAAAAG GATTGGAAACATTTCCAGATGATATTGACAGGTTTGTTGATGTTAGAGATGTTTCTAATGCACATATTCAAGCATTTGAAAAAGCTTCAGCTAGTGGCAGATACTGTTTggttggaaaacttggacacatcTCTGACATAGTGAAGATTGTGCATGAACATTACCCTACATTGCGCCTTCCTGAAAG ATGTGAATACAGCAAGCCTTTTGTGCCAGAATATGAGGTTTCCAAGGAGAAAGCTAAAGCTTTGGGCATAGACTTCACTCCTTTAGAGACTACT AGAATGAGTGGTGAAGGAAAAGTGGTGTGCGTAACAGGAGGTTCAGGTTACATAGCATCATGGCTGATTAAGCACTTGCTTCAGCGAGGCTATACGGTTAAAGCCACTGTTCGTGACCCAA ATGATCCTAAGAAAACAGAAAACTTACGTGCACTTGATGGAGCCAAAGAAAGACTTCACTTGTATAAAGCAAACTTACTGGAAGAAGGATCTTTTGATGCAGTGGTTGATGGATGTGAAGGTGTATTTCATACAGCTTCTCCCGTCATTCTTTCAACAAATGAACCTCAG GCAAATTTGATTGATCCTGCACTAAAAGGAACACTAAATGTGCTGAAGTCTTGTGCAAAAGTCCCTTCTATCAAGAGAATAGTTGTAACATCTTCCATGGCATCAGTTGCTTACAATGGAAAACCTTTGACCTCTGATGCAGTAGTTGATGAGACTTGGTTTTCAGATATTGCATTTTGCAAGTCAAAGAAG CTTTGGTATGCTGTTTCAAAAATCCTTGCTGAGGAGGCTGGTTGGAGATTTGCAAGGGAGAACGGAATTGACTTGGTTACAATACATCCAGGCGTTGTCATTGGTCCTCTCTTGCAGCCCATTCTTACTCCTAGCTTGGAGGAGTTTGCAAACCACATAAATG GAGCTCAAACATTTCCCAATGATAATTGCCCGCTTGTTGATATTAGAGATGTTGCCAATGCACATATTCAAGCTTTTGAATTGGCTTCAGCTAGTGGCAGATATTGTTTAGTTGGAACAACTGTGCACTTCTCTCAGTTACTGAAGATTGTTCACAAACATTACCCTACTATGCACATTCCTGAAAA ATGTGAAGATGACAAGCCTTTTGTAGCAAAACGTGAGATATCCAAGGAGAAAGCGAAATCTTTGGGTATTGACTTCATTGCTCTGGAGTTGAGTGTTGTGGACACCATTGAAAGCTTGAAGGAGAAAGGCTTTCTAAATGTCTGA